Proteins co-encoded in one Verrucomicrobiia bacterium genomic window:
- a CDS encoding IS4 family transposase, with the protein MKKHLNSARSKFTILGQLCKLIPPHLVSSLAKEHQAESKARTFSHWSHVVALIFGKLSHAFGLNDLCDALQLYSGPLSAIRGATPPHRNTLSHANQERPSQMAEDLFWRTLEHLRQQSPGFGGRRRLSGRLRRFKAAIHLVDSTTIELVANCMPWAKHRRRKAAAKAHVRLDFHSLLPGYVVVDTARESDAGRARELCAGLKSGEVVVFDRAYVDLKHLKDLSDRGVVWVTRWKEGMVCDVLDRKTVPREGKILSDEWVSLSNGLSARRIRALVEVDGKEREMVFLTNQLDWAASTVVELYKVRWEIEVFFKQLKQTLKLCDLIGYSANAIRWQVWIALLVHLLMRYLAWVHEWTHSFVRLFALVRSQIWQTLDLPEILRRYGTAGGSYRNMAQPEQGFFPQFC; encoded by the coding sequence CGCCGCATCTGGTGTCGTCCCTGGCCAAGGAGCATCAGGCGGAAAGCAAGGCGCGAACCTTCAGTCACTGGAGCCATGTGGTGGCGCTGATCTTCGGGAAGCTGAGCCACGCCTTTGGTCTGAACGACCTGTGCGATGCGCTACAGCTTTACTCCGGACCGTTGTCCGCGATCCGTGGGGCCACCCCGCCGCACCGCAACACCCTCTCCCACGCCAATCAGGAGCGCCCCAGTCAGATGGCCGAGGATCTGTTCTGGCGAACCCTGGAACATCTGCGCCAGCAAAGCCCGGGGTTTGGGGGACGCCGGCGCCTGTCGGGTCGCCTGAGGCGCTTCAAGGCGGCGATCCATCTGGTGGACTCCACGACCATCGAACTGGTGGCCAACTGCATGCCCTGGGCGAAGCACCGACGGCGCAAGGCCGCGGCCAAGGCGCACGTGCGTCTGGACTTCCACTCGCTGTTGCCCGGCTACGTGGTGGTGGACACGGCGCGGGAGTCCGATGCCGGGCGGGCCCGGGAGCTGTGCGCGGGCCTGAAATCAGGGGAAGTCGTGGTGTTCGACCGAGCGTACGTGGACCTGAAGCACCTCAAGGATCTGTCGGATCGCGGAGTGGTCTGGGTGACCCGCTGGAAGGAGGGCATGGTGTGCGATGTGCTTGACCGCAAGACGGTGCCGCGTGAGGGCAAGATCCTGTCCGACGAATGGGTCTCCCTGAGTAACGGGCTTTCGGCCCGGCGGATCCGGGCGCTGGTGGAGGTGGACGGTAAGGAGAGGGAGATGGTTTTTCTGACCAACCAACTGGACTGGGCGGCGAGCACGGTGGTCGAGCTGTACAAGGTCCGGTGGGAGATCGAGGTGTTCTTCAAACAGCTCAAGCAGACCCTGAAGCTCTGTGACCTGATCGGCTACAGCGCCAATGCGATTCGCTGGCAGGTATGGATCGCGCTATTGGTCCATCTCTTGATGAGATACCTGGCCTGGGTGCACGAATGGACCCACAGCTTTGTGAGGCTCTTTGCGCTGGTGCGCTCCCAGATATGGCAAACGCTGGATCTGCCGGAGATCTTAAGACGCTATGGGACAGCAGGAGGCAGTTACCGCAACATGGCGCAGCCTGAGCAGGGCTTTTTCCCTCAATTCTGCTGA